Proteins from a genomic interval of Musa acuminata AAA Group cultivar baxijiao chromosome BXJ1-9, Cavendish_Baxijiao_AAA, whole genome shotgun sequence:
- the LOC135592905 gene encoding F-box protein At1g47056-like has product MATAETGGDRPCDHTLDLPDDCLIVVFNFLGTGDRNRCSLVCRRWLVVEARSRRRLSLDARAPLLEAAPGLLARFDAVSSLALRCDRRSESIGDDALDLIGRCCSALARFKLRACRRVTDLGVSALAGYCPALRRFSCASCSFGPAGIEAILRGCPFLEDLSVKRLRGLANAAPEALGLPASSSALRSICLKELYNAQLFTPLIASSPNLRTLKIIRCSGEWDLLLVEIAGRVPQIAEVHLEKLQVSDRGLLALSSCLALEVLHLVKTPECTDAGVAAVAERCRLLRKIHIDGWRMNRIGDYGLMAIARGCPELQELVLIGISPTGASMDHIASSCRGLERLALCGCETIGDAEIACIAAKCTALKKLCIKGCPVSDRGLEALAEGSPSLIKVKLKRCRGVTLEGVEWLMAARGGPLTVSLDAVELQEPHVSMCETGIQESGIEELAALTDDIATLDLPSSSNDQPTLSKSRVRSFLASAVRKWSSGGGNSH; this is encoded by the coding sequence ATGGCTACGGCCGAAACGGGCGGCGATCGTCCGTGCGACCACACCCTGGACCTCCCCGATGACTGCCTGATCGTTGTATTCAACTTCCTCGGCACCGGCGACCGCAACCGCTGCTCCCTCGTTTGCCGCCGTTGGCTCGTCGTCGAGGCTCGCAGCCGCCGCCGTCTCTCCCTAGACGCCCGGGCGCCCCTCCTGGAGGCCGCCCCCGGTCTCTTGGCTCGCTTCGACGCCGTCTCCAGCCTCGCCCTCCGCTGCGACCGCCGCTCTGAGAGCATCGGGGACGACGCCCTCGACCTCATCGGCCGCTGCTGCTCTGCCCTCGCCCGCTTCAAGCTCCGTGCCTGCCGTCGCGTCACCGATCTCGGCGTATCCGCTCTCGCTGGCTACTGCCCGGCCCTCCGCCGCTTCTCCTGCGCCTCCTGCTCCTTCGGCCCCGCCGGCATCGAAGCCATCCTCCGCGGCTGCCCCTTCCTCGAGGACCTCTCCGTTAAGCGCCTGCGCGGCCTCGCCAACGCCGCACCCGAGGCCCTCGGTCTCCcggcctcctcctccgccctccGCTCCATCTGCCTCAAGGAGCTCTACAACGCCCAGCTCTTCACCCCGCTCATCGCCAGCTCCCCCAATCTCAGAACCCTCAAGATCATCCGCTGCTCCGGCGAATGGGACCTCCTCCTCGTGGAGATCGCTGGACGGGTCCCCCAGATTGCCGAGGTCCACCTCGAGAAGCTCCAGGTCAGCGACCGCGGCCTCCTTGCCCTCTCCTCCTGCCTGGCTCTCGAAGTGCTCCACCTCGTCAAGACCCCCGAATGCACCGACGCCGGGGTTGCCGCTGTCGCTGAAAGATGTCGCCTCCTCCGTAAGATCCACATCGACGGGTGGAGGATGAACCGGATTGGCGATTATGGTCTCATGGCCATCGCGAGGGGCTGCCCCGAATTGCAGGAACTCGTCCTGATCGGGATCAGTCCGACGGGAGCGAGCATGGATCACATTGCGAGCAGCTGCCGCGGTCTTGAGCGCCTGGCACTATGTGGCTGTGAGACCATTGGCGATGCCGAGATCGCTTGCATCGCTGCCAAGTGCACAGCTCTGAAGAAGCTGTGCATCAAAGGGTGCCCGGTCTCAGACCGTGGCTTGGAGGCACTCGCCGAGGGGAGCCCTAGCTTGATCAAGGTAAAGCTGAAGAGGTGCCGGGGGGTGACGCTGGAGGGCGTAGAGTGGTTAATGGCCGCCAGGGGAGGGCCGCTAACTGTCAGCTTGGATGCAGTCGAGCTCCAGGAGCCGCATGTGAGCATGTGCGAGACTGGGATTCAGGAAAGTGGGATCGAGGAGCTCGCTGCTCTCACGGATGACATTGCGACGTTAGATCTTCCTTCAAGCAGTAATGATCAACCCACACTGTCAAAATCGCGGGTTAGGAGCTTCTTGGCATCTGCTGTCAGAAAATGGTCGAGTGGGGGTGGCAATTCTCACTAG